In one Alnus glutinosa chromosome 12, dhAlnGlut1.1, whole genome shotgun sequence genomic region, the following are encoded:
- the LOC133851644 gene encoding putative pectinesterase/pectinesterase inhibitor 22, with translation MALASFLLVVILLPHLEALSHGPSSNEPDQTMQAMMTQACINVDNQKSCLSNMQTEVEKTGRPPNPSSILTAALRTTLNEARLAIQSITKFNSMSFSYREQIATEDCKELLDFSVSELAWSLSEMKNIRAGLKSVHYEGNLKAWLSAALSNQDTCLEGFEGTDRHVERFISGSLREVTQLIGNVLALYTQLHSLPFKPPRNSTATATTTEKSSNFPKWMTEGDQELLKSHPRGMHVDATVALDGSGDYRTITEAIAAAPSYSVRRYIIYVKKGIYRENIDMKKKKTNIMVFGDGMGQTIVTGNRHFMQGWTTFRTATVAVSGKGFIARDMTFRNTAGPQNHQAVALRVDSDQSAFYRCSVEGYQDTLYVHSLRQFYRECDIYGTIDFIFGNGAAVLQKCKIYTRVPLQLQKVTITAQGRKSPHQSTGFSIQDSYIFATQPTYLGRPWKQYSRTVFINTYMGGLVQPRGWLEWYGDFALSTLWYGEYRNYGPGAMLSGRVTWPGYHVIKDAATASFFTVGRFIDGRSWLPGTGIKFTVGLSD, from the exons ATGGCCTTAGCCagttttcttcttgttgtcATCCTCTTACCACACCTCGAAGCTCTCTCCCATGGACCCTCCTCAAACGAACCAGACCAAACCATGCAAGCCATGATGACACAAGCTTGCATCAACGTTGACAATCAAAAGTCATGCCTCTCAAACATGCAAACCGAGGTAGAAAAAACAGGGCGGCCGCCAAATCCGTCTTCGATCTTAACCGCCGCACTTCGGACGACGCTCAACGAAGCGAGGCTAGCCATCCAATCGATCACAAAGTTCAATTCTATGTCCTTCAGCTACCGCGAGCAAATAGCAACGGAGGATTGCAAAGAACTTCTCGACTTCTCCGTCTCCGAACTCGCATGGTCGTTATCCGAGATGAAGAACATTCGAGCCGGTTTGAAGAGCGTTCACTACGAAGGGAATCTAAAAGCTTGGCTGAGTGCTGCGCTGAGCAACCAGGACACCTGCCTTGAAGGCTTTGAGGGCACTGACAGACATGTCGAACGTTTCATTAGCGGAAGCTTGAGAGAAGTCACGCAGCTTATTGGCAATGTTTTGGCTCTGTACACTCAACTACATAGCTTGCCATTCAAGCCACCTCGAAATAGTACCGCCACCGCAACAACAACAGAAAAGAGTTCGAATTTTCCGAAATGGATGACGGAAGGCGATCAAGAGCTTCTTAAATCTCATCCAAGAGGCATGCACGTAGATGCCACTGTGGCATTGGATGGGAGTGGTGACTACCGCACAATCACCGAAGCAATTGCCGCAGCTCCAAGCTATAGTGTCAGGAGGTATATCATATACGTGAAGAAGGGAATTTATAGGGAGAACATagatatgaagaagaaaaaaaccaatatTATGGTTTTTGGGGATGGGATGGGACAGACCATTGTCACAGGCAATCGGCATTTCATGCAAGGATGGACAACATTTCGAACTGCAACTGTtg CGGTCTCCGGGAAGGGATTTATAGCAAGGGACATGACGTTTCGAAACACAGCCGGACCCCAAAACCATCAAGCTGTTGCGCTCCGTGTCGACTCTGACCAGTCTGCCTTCTACCGGTGCAGCGTGGAAGGGTACCAAGACACCCTCTATGTCCACTCTCTCCGCCAATTCTACCGTGAATGTGACATCTATGGCACCATAGACTTCATTTTTGGCAATGGGGCAGCCGTCCTCCAAAAGTGCAAAATATACACCAGAGTACCCCTACAACTACAAAAGGTCACAATCACTGCCCAGGGTAGGAAAAGCCCACATCAGAGCACAGGGTTTTCAATCCAAGATAGCTATATTTTTGCTACCCAACCAACCTATTTGGGGAGGCCATGGAAGCAATATTCTAGGACTGTTTTTATTAACACTTACATGGGTGGTCTAGTCCAGCCCAGAGGGTGGCTTGAGTGGTATGGAGACTTTGCCTTGAGCACATTGTGGTATGGGGAATATAGGAACTATGGGCCCGGGG